In the genome of Oncorhynchus mykiss isolate Arlee chromosome 30, USDA_OmykA_1.1, whole genome shotgun sequence, the window AATCCAAGAGATGAGCTCAGACATTCTCCTCATACTCACCCGGGTGCTTTAAATAGGCCGATATGTTTTATTTGTTGGAAACAATTGGCTTTGACTGAAGAATTTGTGTCACAGTAAAAAAATACCCACCAGTCTAAACAGTGATTGATGAGACTTTAGTAGCCTTGCAACAAGGATACAAACGACAAAGATTGGATTTCTCGGTTAAAGTCTCTAGTTATATAAGCTACCCTTTTCACACGATATAGCCTAATCGAGCCGAGCTGCTCACACAGCACATCCATCGTAGCTGCTGGAACTGTGCTGGAAAAAGATTGGAGTCAGCACAGTAGGGTTTGGGTCAGAACAATAGTGTGAAAACTATTTAAAGGATAGGTCCACTGGGTTTaccttctctctgccttctcaCAATTCACTTTATTACTTGTAAATAAGCCATACTTGACGTGTATTTTTTTAGttcatttaacctttaactaggcaagtcagttaagaactaattcttactttacaatgacggcctaaccccccccacccggccaaaccctcccctaacccagacgacgctgggccaattgtgcgccacactatgggactcccgatcacggccggttgtgatacagcccagaatcgaaccagggtctgtagtgacacctctagcacttgaacataaatataaacgcaacatgtaaagcgttgtgtcccatgtttcatgtatACTTGACATAGCACAGTCCTAatgtatataatatatcatattgtatataatatatcatattgtCTATAATATTgtacataatatataatattgtctATAATATATCCTATTGTCTATAATATATCATATTgtacataatatatcatattgTCTATAATATATCATATTGTCTATAATATATCATATTGTCTATAATATATCATATTGTCTATAATATATCATATTGTCTATAATATATCCTATTGTCTATAATATATCATATTGTCTATAATATATCATATTGTCTATAATATATCATATTGTCTATAATATATcctattatatataatatatcctATTGTCTACACATTCTACCACAATAAGTTATTATTCTTATTGCCATGATACTCCTTTTACATCGCTTGTTCTATTTTTGATTTGACGTTTGATTATTGTTGATCTCTGTACTGCACTGTTGAGGAGAGCTTGCAgctaggcatttcactgtaccgtttacacctgctgtatcctgtgtatgtgacaaatcaacgGTAGGCTCCACTCTGTCTCAGTAAACTCCATTAATAAGAAGGCAGGGAGAGTGGCTGGCTGCTGAGACTGACTGGCCAGTGGCAGTATCCAGTGTGATACTTAGCAGATACTTTCATCCTAAGTGATTTTTTATGGTACAGTGAGTGCATACAAAGGTATGTGTATAGGATCCCGGTGGGTAATGAACCCACAACCTCACCACATGCTAATCCAACTAAGTCACAAAGGACCACCATGTGTAGGTTATATAGGGCTGGTTTCCCAAACACAAAtgaagcctagtcctggactgaaaagcactttcaatggagattctccaggactaggcttaatctgtatcCGGGAAACCAGCCCTTAGTGTAACAGTGTAGGCCTAGGCTATATGGGTGTCGTGAACACTTGTCAAAACCAGTCatacctctttctgtctcttctcagCTGCCTCTGCTAGCTGACGTCTCCTCGTCTCCTGTGAATGAAGCAGAACATGATGTTGAGTGTTTCaatcatagaattacatagaTAAGGGATTTATAGGATATCTGTGGTTTCAAACTATTGGAAGAGGGTAATGAGCATTACAGTTATCATTCATATAACTTCCATAACACGGGGAGAGACGTTGTCAAAAATAATATATCTTAGCAGAATAATGTAACCAAGTTGACATGAACAAacacatctgggaccaggttatgTTTGGTAACAGGAATGACAAGGAGGGGCACactggcacaaacagactggtacccaggctataacCAGATAGGGGCGGGTCTGAAACTTGGGAGCTAGTCTGGTAAGGTAAACATGGAAGAATAAAAATGTGTAGATACCTCGCTAGCTATGTTTACTGTCAATAACCAACACTCTGGCACACCTAGATAGCACTAGTTAGGTTGATCGAAGGACAGAAAATGGGTACACCCAGAGTAGCTAGCTAATGAACATGTAATAATTAACAAGGATAGTTTGTAGTTTTGCTAGTTAACTTACTGGGTCTGGTGTCGGTACCACGTCGTCTCCAGCTCCACCAAGGCACGGCAAGCACATCCCCATACTTGAGCAAGGCAATCAATTTGTTAGTATCCGTTTTGAATGTTTGCTCGCTAGTTGactagaataaaaaataaaataaaaaaactcaaCTACAACTAGCAAAATTGCCTAGCTTCTTTTATGCATATCGACgaagctaactaactagccattcCCGCTTGTGCTAAATCTACGAGCTTACTACTAGCTACTATAACTAAGCAGTTGCTAACTAGTTGTATTGCTAACTAACTACTATTTATCCAAAATAACCTTTTGTTGAAACGACGCGtcatttggagagaaaaaaaaaacgttcaaTTTGAAAGACAGCGGAGAAAAAAAGATGACCTAATTCTGTAAACACAGAATATGGGCTATGTTCCAGGACATACAAGAACTGGGCCCATGACTCCCACCTTTGCGTTTGCGTTGCACCCATAGAAAACGTTGTGATCTGAAACAACCCCCCTTAGTCCGGTCAGGCGTGAGAGAAACTGTGGTGCACACGACTGCCATCGTGTGGTGAGGAGTGGACGTTACCCAAATGTGACAGGTCGCACCTTTGCAGCGCTTGTGAGATCTGTTCATGTGCGCAGCTATACTGTAAAACATAAATTAAAATATACCTGGAACGCAACCATTTCCATTGGGGCTGGTGTGCAGCAAAAATCAATTCAAAACGAATGGAATAGTATTGGTTTCATTATCATAGCCAACAAACTACCccattttctatgtttttatCATAGGAAACTCTTtaatttgtaaacaaattaaatgATGTAGTCCTAGTTTCAAACCATGACCATGTTCTCCATAATGGGACCTAATGTTGCTCATGAAATGGCATTCCCTTGCAACATTATTTGGGAGCTAGAGAGGATGTACCATATAATTAggaattataataattataatacgATCTCACCGAGTGCTGTTCATGTAAAGTGTTAACTTCAAATCAATaaaaattgagaaaaaaacaAGTATAATTTGTTGAACTACTGTACATGTTCTTTACAATAGTATATCCTGGAAAATATAATATCATGACATTAACAGCTTAATGTGTTTAATTCATTGACATATAGATGCAATCTAGATATATGTTTCCGACTCTTGTATAATGTCGCGAAATAGTCCATAAAAATTATATTATTTGCATTATATGCTCACTTTTTGGTCATCTTGGATCAGCGTATCCCTGCTTGAGTAGCATTTTCTACACAGAGTTCACCATTCTCCCAATCAATATAATCAATAGACGTTTTATTACAGCATACTGTGAGAACCATAACCAATCGCATTTCAAACCCCACCCATGAATACAGCTAAACTTAACATGTCAAAAGCCCGTGCGCTAGTCAGTGTGTCTGTTGGAAGAGAAGACAGTGGTCCGACTCCGCTTCAAGGAAGCATATTTCATTTCATGTTTATTCGTTAGATTAATAGTATTGTTGCATCCGAGGCACGGGGGATAACGGGAATCGCGCAATGGAAGTTCACGTTCAGTTTCATTCAGTGGATCCCGGACTGGAACTTTCCTCCGCGGGGAATGGTAGGGCTAACACCAACTCCACTTTAAATAGTTTCTGTGCGGATTCATTTCCTAAGGGTTTATCTTTTGTTTATATTAGCATTTGAGATTATATTTTAGATAAAGCCTAATTGCTTTTCTGACATGGTCTAAGCCTAGGTTTTTATAATAGAAAAAAAAAACTCTCAAAACAGAAGCGAATCTCAATAGAATCAACACGTTTCTATCTCAATCATGAATGAAAGGTTCACTTTACAGTCGCTATAATGTCGATGCACGTCAGTTATTCCTGAGGTGAAACTGCGCCTCAGGAATAGATTTGGGATTTTACGCACTAAGTTAATTCATATGAATGTGAAAATATATTTCcaatattgaaaaaaaaaaaagatttgcaCATCATTTTTTAGGGGGGACCATAAAAACACTAATGACGAAATTGTCTACATATATTCATAATATTTCTCTCCCTGAGAGACATTCATTAAATGCATTAATTTGCGTAGCCTATCAAACAATGTAACACAGGTTACTAAAATGATATTCATATGAATAACTTTATTGATAAAACTTCCAGTAGcctacacactgagtgtacaaaacaataggGACACCTGCGCTTTCCatcacatagactgaccaggtgaatccaggtgaaaactatgaccCTTTAATGATTTCACTTAAatgaatccacttcaatcagtgtagatgaacggaagagacaggttgaagaaggatttttaagccttgagacaattgagacacatacaattgtgtatgtgtgccattcagagggtgaatgggcaagacaaaatattttactgcctttgaacggggtatggtagtaggtgccagatgcaccggtttgagtcaagaactgaAACCCTCCTGGGTATTTCATGctcaatagtttcctgtgtgtatcagtaatggttcaccacccaaaggacattcagccaacttgacacaactgtgggaagcattggagtcaacatgggccagcatccctgtggaacgcttttgacaccttgtagagtcccatgccctgacgaattgaggctgttctgagggcaagaaGGCAGGGGACGGACGGACTGACTAATAACAATAGTAACACTAATAATCAATAATCATGTTTATTCAACATAATAATCAAGAATAGGTCACAGTGTTTTTGTTAATTCAGGTCTTCATGTGTTTGCTACAGTGTTTTTGTTAATTCAGTTCTTCATGTGTTTGCTACAGTGGTTTTGTTAATTCAGGTCTTCATGTGTTAGCTACAGTGTTTTTGTTAATTCAGGTGTTCATTTGTTTGCTACAGTGCTTTCTTCATTCGGGTGTTGAGAAAGGCCTCTGTGCTGAAACGTCCAAATGAAACCGTCTCAACTATATCTCCTCCTTATTTTGTCTATAGTATGTAACTATAGGGGATATTTTTACTGTGTGGCACTGATCTTTAtaatgtcatttgtttttattataaactgggtgataACTTATGATACTTTGTTTGATTTGGTTTTGTCTGTTTAGTAGGCATTTCTTAAAATGTTCACACACTCAAACTTAACACAGTTTAAAGCTATACAGTTTGTTTCCCCTCGGTCTGGTGTGGTTGTTTGAAAACAAtaacataaatcaatcaaattaattaaTAAACCAACTTTTAAATCAGCAGttgtcagaaacacacacaacaacctaATTATGATATTGTACTGAATTATTGGCAAAACatcagatgtgattggtcacaccaATAATTGGGCAGAAGATCAGAATGGTTTAAGTGCAGCCATTAAGTCTCTTAAAGTCAAGAGGTCTGTTGTTTTGTTTTAATATATAATCAATGTTCCAGGAAGTCAGAGAGAAGTACCTGCAGTGCTCACCAATCGATCAGATTAATGTATCGTCTGTCTATCTACATGTTGATAGTGTTTGGGCTAATGTACTGTCTCTACCTGCTCACCAGTCAATCAGCTTAATGTACTGTCTCTACCTGCTCACCAATCAATCAGCTTAATGTACTGTCTCTACCTGCTCACCAGTCAATCAGCTTAATGTACTATCTCTACCTGCTCACCAGTCAATCAGCTTAATGTACTGTCTCTACCTGCTCATCAATCAATCAGCTTAATGTACTGTCTCACTAATCATTCAGCTTAATGTACTGTCTCTACCTGCTCACCAGTCAATCAGCTTAATGTACTGTCTCTACCTGCTCACCAGTCAATCAGCTTAATGTACTGTCTCTACCTGCTCATCAATCAATCAGCCTAATGTACTGTCTCTACCTGCTCACCAGTCAATCAGCTTAATGTACTGTCTCACTAATCATTCAGCTTAATGTACTGTCTCTACCTGCTCACCAGTCAATCAGCTTAATGTACTGTCTCTATCTGCTCACCAATCAATCAGCTTAATGTACTGTCTCTACCTGCTCACCAGTCAATCAGCTTAATGTACTGTCTCACTAATCATTCAGCTTAATGTACTGTCTCTACCTGCTCACCAGTCAATCAGCTTAATGTACTGCATCTACCTGCTCACCAGTCAATCAGCTTAATGTACTGTCTCTACCTGCTCACCAGTCAATCAGCTTAATGTACTGTCTCTACCAGCTCAATGTCTCTCTGATGCATCCATTTACAACTTTTACCATTGGGCCCATATTTTGATAaggatgtacagctgtgtgtcatccgcatagcagtgaaagttaacattatgtttccgaatgacatcacctgtcacgacttccaccgaagtcggttcctctccttgttcgggcggcgatTGGCGCtcaacgtcaccggtcttctagccatcgtcgatccacttttcattttccatttgttttgtcttgttttcctacacatCTGGTTCTCATTTCTCTCAttacgtgttgtgtatttaaccctcgtttcccaccatgtctttgtgtggaattgtttgttgtaagtgcttatgtaaccgatgtgaaatggctagctagttagcggtggtgcgcgctaatagcgtttcaatcggtgacgtcactcgccctgagaccttgaagtagaggttccccttgctctgcaagggctgcggcttttgtggagcgatgggtaatgatgtttcgtggg includes:
- the LOC110521194 gene encoding small VCP/p97-interacting protein isoform X1, whose translation is MGATQTQSMGMCLPCLGGAGDDVVPTPDPETRRRQLAEAAEKRQKETTYRGVKNPEAVERKKKKQEEMNKQEMTTSPSGGGGGLKWQVG